One window of Leptotrichia trevisanii DSM 22070 genomic DNA carries:
- a CDS encoding lysozyme inhibitor LprI family protein, which yields MKKVMILVTSLMVVISSFAGYTSDMINRMEIKEKSVEKLFDGSNVEIKEGSSMILESWDDELNKVYKLLMSKLSKKEQVKLRNEERAWIKKRDKVAKEVADEFCGTVNGKKLCGTAYGLEYTQSLINSTKGRAIELSKRYEKLK from the coding sequence ATGAAAAAAGTAATGATTTTGGTTACAAGTTTGATGGTTGTAATTAGCAGTTTTGCTGGTTATACGAGTGATATGATTAATAGAATGGAAATTAAAGAGAAAAGTGTAGAGAAATTATTTGACGGAAGTAATGTTGAAATTAAAGAAGGATCTTCAATGATTTTAGAGAGCTGGGATGATGAGTTAAATAAGGTTTACAAATTGTTAATGTCAAAATTGTCAAAAAAAGAACAAGTAAAACTTAGAAATGAAGAAAGAGCGTGGATAAAAAAAAGAGATAAAGTGGCAAAAGAAGTGGCAGATGAATTTTGTGGAACTGTAAATGGAAAAAAACTTTGTGGAACAGCTTATGGTTTGGAATACACACAATCATTGATTAACTCGACTAAAGGCAGAGCGATTGAATTATCTAAAAGATATGAAAAATTGAAATAA
- a CDS encoding TatD family hydrolase, producing the protein MSKIIDTHTHIYDEQFENDFDDVLKRIEDELEGIVSIGFDLESSIKSIELANRYSFVNAVIGVHPVDIKKYNDEVEKELERLALTEKKVVAIGEIGLDYHWMEDPKDVQIAGFRKQMELAQRVKKPVVIHTREALQDTLDVLRDYKNVGGILHCYPGSLEAAKPFLDRYYLGIGGTLTFKNNKKTKELVKELPLEKIVLETDCPYLTPVPFRGKRNEPVYTKYVAEEVARIKEISVEQVIKVTTENAKKIYGMQ; encoded by the coding sequence ATGAGTAAAATAATTGATACGCATACACACATTTATGATGAGCAGTTTGAAAATGACTTTGATGATGTGTTGAAGAGGATTGAAGATGAGCTGGAGGGGATTGTAAGCATTGGGTTTGATTTGGAAAGTTCGATAAAAAGCATTGAACTTGCGAATAGATATTCGTTTGTGAATGCGGTGATTGGGGTTCATCCTGTGGATATAAAAAAATATAATGATGAAGTGGAAAAAGAACTGGAAAGATTGGCATTGACTGAGAAAAAGGTTGTTGCGATTGGGGAAATCGGACTGGATTATCACTGGATGGAAGATCCGAAGGATGTTCAGATTGCTGGATTTAGAAAACAGATGGAGCTTGCCCAAAGGGTAAAAAAGCCAGTTGTTATTCATACGAGAGAGGCTTTGCAAGATACTCTTGATGTTTTGAGGGATTATAAAAATGTTGGGGGAATTTTGCATTGTTATCCAGGTTCTTTAGAAGCAGCAAAACCGTTTTTAGATAGGTATTACTTAGGAATCGGTGGTACTTTGACGTTTAAAAATAATAAAAAGACAAAGGAACTTGTGAAGGAATTGCCTTTGGAAAAAATTGTTCTGGAAACGGATTGTCCGTATTTGACACCTGTGCCTTTTCGAGGGAAACGGAATGAGCCAGTTTATACAAAATATGTAGCGGAAGAAGTAGCTAGAATTAAGGAAATTTCAGTAGAGCAAGTTATTAAAGTAACTACTGAAAATGCTAAGAAAATTTATGGAATGCAATAG
- the tgt gene encoding tRNA guanosine(34) transglycosylase Tgt, giving the protein MCIEKENKDFKNPIEYKLEKKDGNARAGVIKTPHGEIKTPVFMPVGTQATVKAMTREELEEINSQIILGNTYHLYLRPGDDLVNDFGGLHKFMRWDKPILTDSGGFQVFSLGDLRKIKEEGVHFRSHIDGSKHFLSPEKSISIQNNLGSDIMMVLDECPPGLSTREYLIPSIERTTRWAKRCIEANRNKDKQGLFAIVQGGIYEDLRDKSFEELYEYDYGFAGYALGGLAVGEPREDMYRILKYSTPKLPENKPRYLMGVGEPADMLEAVEHGIDMMDCVQPTRIGRHGTVFTKYGRLVIKNASYSRDDRPLDEGCDCYACKHYTRAYIRHLFKAGEILGQRLATYHNLHFLLKLMDNAREAIIDGRFKEYKEEVLKNYAMGKESEWIKPKSI; this is encoded by the coding sequence ATGTGTATTGAAAAAGAAAATAAAGATTTTAAAAATCCAATAGAATATAAATTAGAAAAAAAAGATGGGAATGCACGTGCTGGAGTTATAAAAACACCACATGGAGAGATAAAAACCCCAGTATTTATGCCAGTTGGTACGCAGGCGACTGTAAAGGCTATGACTAGGGAAGAGCTGGAAGAGATTAATTCTCAAATTATTTTAGGAAACACGTATCATTTATACTTGCGTCCTGGAGATGATTTGGTAAATGATTTTGGCGGGCTTCACAAATTTATGAGATGGGATAAGCCAATACTTACTGATAGTGGTGGATTTCAAGTGTTTAGTCTTGGAGATTTGAGAAAGATAAAGGAGGAAGGAGTTCATTTTCGTTCGCATATAGATGGCTCAAAGCATTTTTTATCGCCTGAAAAATCTATTTCTATTCAAAATAATCTGGGAAGTGATATTATGATGGTGCTGGATGAATGCCCGCCAGGACTGTCAACACGTGAATATTTGATTCCGTCCATTGAAAGAACTACGAGATGGGCTAAGCGTTGTATCGAAGCAAATAGAAATAAGGATAAGCAAGGGCTTTTTGCAATTGTGCAAGGTGGAATTTATGAAGATTTACGAGATAAAAGTTTTGAAGAGCTGTATGAGTATGATTATGGGTTTGCTGGATATGCTTTAGGAGGGCTTGCAGTAGGAGAGCCACGTGAGGATATGTATAGAATTTTAAAATATAGCACACCAAAACTGCCTGAAAATAAGCCACGTTATTTAATGGGAGTGGGAGAGCCTGCGGATATGCTTGAGGCTGTGGAACATGGAATTGATATGATGGACTGTGTTCAGCCGACAAGAATTGGTAGACATGGTACTGTCTTTACAAAATATGGACGTCTTGTTATAAAAAATGCGAGCTATTCACGAGATGACAGGCCTCTTGATGAAGGTTGTGACTGTTATGCCTGCAAACATTATACAAGAGCATATATAAGACATTTATTCAAGGCAGGAGAAATTTTGGGACAGAGGCTTGCAACATATCATAATTTGCATTTTTTGCTAAAACTTATGGATAATGCACGTGAGGCAATTATTGATGGAAGGTTTAAGGAATATAAGGAAGAAGTGCTGAAAAACTATGCTATGGGGAAAGAAAGTGAATGGATAAAGCCAAAATCGATATAA
- a CDS encoding META domain-containing protein, producing the protein MKKRFFLVGIFTMLLLCCVFLNAAVKKRVAVSTNLNGTSWKLTEIRKNGRNSRISENTNITINFSKNKINGSGGINGYSGSYKINRNSTLSATVTSTLMGGSLDLMNLEQDFFDILQSNPIIKYSKDTLTLTNRNGDIWTFKNPNTVNQKDKDSLPLSNLNGTSWKLTQIKKNRRNSYISENTNVTINFSKNKINGSGGINGYSGNYKINRNSTLSATVTSTLMGGSQDLMNLEQDFFDILQSNPMIKYSKDTLTLTNKDGDIWTFKNPNTVNQKDKDSLSLLKLKKKLLNTSWKLVDISDTKMRKILTTNEIRITLNFSEDRIHGDSGVNNYFSNYIMTSDNIMVGPIGSTKMAGPDNFMKLESQYLNILQNSKKIKLDNNRLIFMTDDGKTLTFKEM; encoded by the coding sequence ATGAAAAAAAGATTTTTTTTAGTTGGAATTTTTACAATGCTTCTTTTGTGTTGCGTTTTTTTGAATGCGGCTGTGAAAAAAAGAGTCGCTGTAAGCACTAATTTGAATGGAACTTCGTGGAAATTGACAGAAATCAGGAAAAATGGACGAAATTCCCGTATTTCAGAAAACACAAATATTACGATTAATTTTTCAAAAAATAAGATTAATGGATCTGGTGGAATTAACGGATATTCAGGAAGTTATAAAATTAACAGAAATTCCACTCTTTCTGCCACAGTAACTTCAACTTTGATGGGAGGTTCTTTAGATTTAATGAACCTCGAACAGGATTTCTTTGATATTCTACAATCCAACCCTATAATTAAGTACAGCAAGGATACTTTAACTCTAACTAACAGGAATGGAGATATTTGGACTTTTAAAAATCCAAATACAGTTAATCAGAAAGACAAGGATTCACTTCCTCTTTCAAATTTAAATGGAACTTCATGGAAATTAACTCAAATTAAGAAAAATAGACGGAATTCTTATATTTCAGAAAACACAAATGTTACGATTAATTTTTCAAAAAATAAGATTAATGGATCTGGTGGAATTAACGGGTATTCAGGAAATTATAAAATTAACAGAAATTCCACTCTTTCTGCCACAGTAACTTCAACTTTGATGGGAGGTTCTCAAGATCTAATGAATCTCGAACAGGATTTCTTTGATATTCTGCAATCCAACCCTATGATTAAGTACAGCAAGGATACTTTAACTCTAACTAACAAGGATGGAGATATTTGGACTTTTAAAAATCCAAATACAGTTAATCAGAAAGACAAGGACTCACTTTCTCTTTTAAAATTGAAAAAAAAATTATTGAATACTAGCTGGAAACTTGTTGATATTTCTGACACAAAAATGAGAAAAATATTGACAACAAATGAAATAAGAATTACTCTTAATTTTTCAGAAGACAGAATACACGGCGATTCAGGAGTAAACAACTATTTTTCAAATTATATAATGACATCAGATAATATTATGGTTGGACCTATCGGCTCTACAAAAATGGCAGGACCAGATAACTTTATGAAACTTGAAAGCCAGTATTTGAATATTTTGCAAAATTCAAAAAAGATTAAATTAGATAATAATCGTTTGATTTTTATGACAGATGATGGAAAAACATTGACATTTAAAGAAATGTAG